The Desulfoscipio gibsoniae DSM 7213 genome contains a region encoding:
- the pyrF gene encoding orotidine-5'-phosphate decarboxylase, whose amino-acid sequence MSKDKLIVALDVDTQEKALELVGELAGHVGFFKVGMELFYGAGIEIVQEIVAAGTQVFLDLKLHDIPNTVGRAARVLVRSGASIINVHASGGGAMLRAAGASAREEADRLGIPAPLVVAVTVLTSIDRETYHRDMGFTGEIEERVRSWALLARESGLDGVVCSPQEIKLVRDTCGPDFTIITPGIRPAGAQLGDQRRVMTPGEAVKAGASHLVVGRPVTGATDRIAAVAAILDEI is encoded by the coding sequence TTGTCAAAGGATAAATTAATCGTTGCCCTGGACGTGGACACACAGGAAAAGGCGCTTGAGTTGGTGGGCGAACTGGCCGGGCATGTGGGATTTTTTAAAGTAGGGATGGAATTGTTTTACGGGGCCGGTATCGAGATCGTCCAAGAGATAGTGGCCGCAGGGACGCAAGTTTTCCTGGACCTGAAACTGCACGATATACCAAACACCGTGGGGAGGGCCGCCCGGGTGCTGGTGCGTTCCGGGGCCTCTATAATCAATGTACACGCCTCCGGGGGCGGTGCCATGCTGCGGGCCGCAGGTGCATCCGCCCGGGAAGAAGCCGACCGGTTGGGTATACCGGCCCCGCTGGTGGTGGCGGTGACCGTGCTCACCAGTATTGACCGGGAGACGTATCACCGGGATATGGGTTTTACGGGTGAAATTGAGGAACGGGTGCGATCCTGGGCACTGCTGGCCCGGGAATCGGGTTTGGATGGCGTGGTTTGTTCACCTCAGGAAATTAAGCTGGTGCGCGATACCTGTGGGCCGGATTTTACAATCATTACCCCCGGCATTCGCCCTGCCGGAGCTCAGCTGGGCGACCAGCGCCGGGTAATGACACCGGGAGAGGCCGTCAAGGCAGGTGCCAGTCATCTGGTGGTGGGGCGCCCGGTGACCGGGGCCACAGACCGGATTGCTGCGGTTGCAGCTATACTAGATGAAATATAA
- a CDS encoding dihydroorotate dehydrogenase → MNMAVNLGGISMNNPVTTASGTFGFGLEYQPYVALQRLGAIIVKGTTLKPRLGNPPPRIAETPSGMLNAIGLQNPGVERVAEEIMPRLAALGVPVIVNIAGDTVEDYAQVARRLDSVPGVAGLEVNISCPNVKKGGIQFGSDPYTAAEVTRAVKASAGLPVIVKLSPNVTDLVTMAEAVAGAGADALSMINTLLGMAIDVDRRRPVLGNITGGLSGPAVRPVAVRAVWQVHRALPLLPILGMGGIMTARDALEFILAGATAVAVGTGNFVNPRATLDVVEGIEQYMIDHGFVDISELVGLAQRYPNKE, encoded by the coding sequence ATGAATATGGCGGTTAACCTCGGGGGCATTAGTATGAATAATCCTGTGACCACGGCTTCCGGTACCTTCGGTTTTGGTTTGGAATACCAGCCATACGTTGCTTTGCAACGTCTGGGGGCGATTATTGTTAAAGGCACCACGCTTAAACCCCGGTTGGGCAACCCGCCGCCGCGCATTGCCGAAACACCTTCGGGGATGCTCAATGCCATTGGGCTGCAGAACCCGGGCGTAGAGCGGGTGGCGGAGGAAATTATGCCCCGGCTGGCCGCGCTTGGAGTGCCGGTGATCGTAAACATTGCCGGTGATACGGTGGAGGATTATGCGCAAGTGGCACGCCGTCTGGACAGTGTCCCCGGCGTAGCTGGATTGGAAGTCAATATATCATGCCCCAACGTTAAAAAAGGAGGCATTCAGTTCGGCAGTGATCCCTACACGGCGGCAGAGGTGACCCGGGCGGTCAAGGCGTCTGCTGGTTTGCCCGTTATCGTCAAGCTGTCCCCCAACGTAACGGATTTGGTAACTATGGCCGAGGCGGTGGCCGGAGCCGGCGCAGACGCGCTGTCTATGATTAATACCCTGTTAGGTATGGCTATTGATGTGGACAGGCGCAGGCCGGTGCTGGGCAATATTACCGGCGGGTTAAGCGGCCCGGCAGTGCGCCCGGTGGCGGTGCGGGCGGTTTGGCAGGTGCACCGGGCGCTGCCTCTTCTGCCCATACTGGGTATGGGGGGAATTATGACTGCTCGGGATGCCCTGGAGTTTATCCTGGCCGGAGCTACGGCGGTGGCGGTGGGCACCGGCAATTTCGTCAATCCACGGGCTACCCTGGATGTTGTGGAAGGTATTGAGCAATATATGATCGATCACGGTTTTGTCGATATCAGTGAACTGGTTGGATTGGCCCAGCGGTACCCAAACAAGGAGTGA
- a CDS encoding dihydroorotate dehydrogenase electron transfer subunit, with product MSQLVQAEITDCREPAPGVWVTEFLAPSLAQAAMPGQFLHIRCGEGSDPLLRRPISIHSVDRLSGRMKIMFQVVGKGTAWLAGRRDGFLDIMGPLGRGFTVFTGEQASHNYNRFIVVGGGIGAAPLYFLLQEIARAGHAQRVKVLLGARNAHQLLIPDAAEELGFAVRVATDDGSAGHRGLVTDLLAEELQRKPDYVYACGPSPMLKVLCAMLNDAGVPGEVSVEERMACGVGACLSCVCRVKDANGMEIYRHACVDGPVFSAGEVIW from the coding sequence ATGTCCCAGTTAGTGCAGGCTGAGATAACCGATTGCCGGGAACCTGCGCCCGGTGTATGGGTTACTGAATTTTTGGCCCCATCCCTGGCCCAGGCGGCTATGCCAGGGCAGTTTTTACATATCCGCTGCGGGGAGGGCAGTGACCCGCTGCTGCGGCGTCCCATCAGCATTCACTCCGTGGACCGGCTGTCCGGCCGGATGAAAATAATGTTTCAGGTGGTGGGTAAAGGTACGGCCTGGCTGGCCGGCCGCCGGGATGGTTTTTTAGATATTATGGGTCCTTTGGGCCGTGGCTTCACTGTGTTCACCGGGGAGCAGGCCAGTCATAATTATAATAGGTTTATCGTGGTAGGCGGTGGCATTGGAGCTGCGCCGCTGTATTTTTTATTGCAGGAAATAGCACGGGCTGGCCATGCTCAGCGGGTTAAGGTGCTGCTGGGTGCTCGCAACGCCCACCAACTGCTGATTCCTGATGCTGCCGAAGAATTAGGTTTTGCTGTACGTGTGGCCACGGACGACGGTTCCGCCGGGCACCGGGGGTTGGTTACTGATTTGCTGGCGGAGGAGCTGCAGCGGAAACCGGACTATGTTTATGCCTGTGGCCCATCGCCCATGTTAAAGGTGCTGTGTGCCATGTTAAATGACGCGGGAGTGCCGGGTGAGGTGTCGGTGGAGGAGAGAATGGCCTGCGGGGTGGGTGCCTGCCTATCCTGTGTTTGCCGTGTAAAGGATGCCAATGGTATGGAAATATACCGGCATGCCTGTGTTGATGGGCCGGTTTTTTCAGCGGGGGAGGTGATCTGGTGA
- the carB gene encoding carbamoyl-phosphate synthase large subunit gives MPIKEGIKKVLVVGSGPIIIGQAAEFDYAGTQACRSLREEGLEVVLINSNPATIMTDANMADRIYIEPITPEFVARVIEQEKPDGFLPSLGGQVGLNMALQLSELGVLDKYNVQLLGTPLDAIKRAEDREQFKSTMERINEPVPESVIVCSVEEAVAFAKQIGFPLVVRPAYTLGGTGGGMVYNMDELVSTCTKGLKASIIHQALIERSLVGWKEIEFEVMRDSADNCITICSMENIDPMGVHTGDSVVVAPAQTLSDREYQMLRSAALKIIRALGVEGGCNVQYALDPNSYTYYVIEVNPRVSRSSALASKATGYPIAKVASKIAIGLNLDEIKNAVTGKTYACFEPSIDYAVIKFPRWPFDKFALADRSLGTQMKATGEVMSIDRTLEGALLKAIRSLEIGVPGLFYPGLADLSQEQIEQKLVQPNDERLFVLAEALRRGMLFERIFNLTKIDRFFIQKIYNVVQLEDQLRRGGRTGLTAELLKKAKEMGMADAYLAQTVGITSDEVRALRKGYGIEPVYKMVDTCAAEFDAVTPYYYSCYDTEDEAQPTDNRKVVVLGGGPIRIGQGIEFDYCSVHSVWALKEMGYEAIIINNNPETVSTDFDTADRLYFEPLLPEDVMNILEKEKPAGVIVQFGGQTPINLAAHIHKAGFNILGSSLDSIDRAEDRERFDALLSQLDVPRPPGGTAFSVTEAEEIAGEIGFPVLVRPSYVLGGRAMEIVYNIEDLRNYMETAVKVTPEHPVLVDKYFLGEEIEVDAIADGETVLIPGIMKHVERAGVHSGDSIAVYPGDHLDLTVREQIVDYTTRLALELDVRGMINIQYVLYNGRIYVLEVNPRASRTVPYMSKITGIPMINLATKIIMGQNLKDMGYQGGLYPEGNLVGVKAPVFSFAKLLQVDISLGPEMKSTGEVLGVDASYPVALYKALLASGVVFQRKGNILVTVADKDKEEMLPIIKGFSSLGYNIFATTGTARYLEAYGVTVTRVNKVREGSPHIADLLRQGDIHLVINTLTRGKAPERDGFVIRRATVELAVPCLTSLDTARAILEVLGDIKEGSDFPLLPLQEYGAGC, from the coding sequence ATGCCAATTAAGGAAGGGATTAAAAAGGTTTTGGTAGTGGGCTCCGGTCCCATCATCATCGGCCAGGCCGCTGAATTCGACTACGCGGGTACCCAGGCCTGCCGGTCGCTGCGGGAGGAAGGGCTGGAAGTGGTGCTGATCAACAGCAACCCGGCTACCATCATGACCGACGCCAATATGGCCGATCGGATTTATATCGAGCCCATCACCCCTGAATTCGTCGCCCGGGTCATTGAACAAGAAAAACCCGACGGATTTTTACCCTCCCTGGGCGGCCAGGTTGGGCTGAATATGGCGCTGCAACTGTCTGAGTTGGGAGTGCTGGATAAGTATAATGTGCAGTTGCTGGGCACCCCGCTGGATGCCATTAAACGGGCCGAGGACCGGGAGCAGTTCAAGTCCACCATGGAGAGAATTAACGAGCCCGTGCCTGAAAGTGTCATCGTTTGCTCGGTGGAAGAAGCGGTGGCATTTGCCAAGCAGATCGGTTTTCCGCTGGTGGTGCGCCCGGCCTACACCCTGGGCGGCACCGGTGGCGGCATGGTTTACAATATGGATGAGCTGGTCAGCACCTGCACCAAGGGTTTGAAGGCCAGCATTATCCACCAGGCACTCATTGAACGCAGTTTGGTGGGCTGGAAAGAAATTGAGTTTGAAGTAATGCGGGATAGTGCTGATAACTGCATTACCATCTGCAGTATGGAAAACATCGATCCCATGGGCGTGCATACCGGGGACAGCGTGGTGGTGGCACCGGCCCAAACCTTAAGCGACCGGGAATACCAGATGCTGCGCAGTGCCGCGCTGAAGATTATTCGCGCCCTGGGCGTGGAGGGCGGCTGCAACGTGCAGTACGCCCTTGATCCCAACAGCTACACTTATTACGTTATCGAGGTCAATCCCCGGGTATCCCGGTCGTCGGCCCTGGCATCCAAGGCCACAGGTTATCCCATCGCCAAGGTGGCCAGTAAAATCGCCATTGGCCTGAACCTTGATGAGATTAAAAATGCGGTGACCGGTAAAACTTATGCCTGCTTTGAGCCATCGATTGATTACGCAGTTATCAAGTTCCCCCGCTGGCCATTTGATAAGTTTGCCCTGGCTGACCGGTCCCTGGGTACCCAGATGAAGGCCACCGGTGAGGTAATGTCCATTGACCGTACCCTCGAGGGGGCGCTGCTGAAAGCGATTCGCTCCCTGGAAATTGGCGTGCCTGGCCTTTTTTACCCCGGGCTGGCGGATCTATCCCAGGAACAAATCGAGCAAAAACTGGTGCAGCCCAACGACGAGCGACTGTTTGTATTGGCTGAGGCGCTGCGCCGGGGTATGCTTTTTGAACGCATATTTAACCTGACCAAAATTGACCGCTTCTTTATCCAAAAGATTTATAACGTGGTGCAGTTGGAGGATCAACTACGCCGTGGAGGCCGGACGGGGTTGACAGCGGAGCTGCTCAAAAAAGCCAAAGAAATGGGTATGGCCGATGCTTACCTGGCCCAAACTGTGGGTATTACATCGGATGAGGTGCGGGCGCTGCGCAAAGGGTACGGCATTGAGCCGGTCTATAAAATGGTGGATACCTGCGCTGCAGAATTCGATGCCGTTACGCCTTACTACTATTCTTGCTATGATACCGAAGATGAAGCCCAACCCACAGATAATCGCAAGGTGGTGGTGCTGGGCGGCGGTCCCATCCGCATTGGCCAGGGCATCGAATTCGACTACTGCTCGGTGCACTCGGTGTGGGCGCTGAAAGAGATGGGCTATGAAGCTATTATCATCAACAATAACCCCGAAACCGTCAGCACTGATTTTGACACCGCTGACCGGCTATACTTTGAGCCGCTGCTGCCCGAAGATGTAATGAATATACTGGAAAAGGAGAAGCCTGCAGGCGTAATTGTGCAGTTTGGCGGCCAGACGCCTATTAACCTGGCTGCGCATATACACAAGGCCGGCTTTAATATTTTAGGCTCCTCTTTGGATAGTATTGACCGGGCCGAGGACCGCGAGCGTTTCGACGCCCTACTCAGTCAACTGGATGTTCCCCGGCCCCCGGGGGGTACCGCCTTCTCAGTGACCGAGGCCGAGGAAATTGCCGGTGAAATAGGTTTTCCGGTGCTGGTGCGCCCCTCTTATGTGCTGGGTGGGCGGGCTATGGAAATTGTTTATAATATCGAAGATTTGAGAAACTATATGGAAACAGCCGTTAAGGTGACACCGGAACACCCGGTGCTGGTGGATAAATATTTCCTGGGCGAGGAAATTGAAGTTGACGCCATCGCCGACGGGGAAACGGTGCTAATTCCCGGTATTATGAAACACGTAGAACGGGCCGGAGTGCATTCGGGGGACAGCATTGCCGTTTACCCGGGCGACCACCTGGACCTAACGGTGCGGGAGCAGATCGTGGACTATACCACCCGGCTGGCTTTGGAACTTGATGTGCGGGGTATGATCAACATTCAATATGTGCTTTACAACGGCCGAATTTACGTGCTTGAAGTGAACCCCCGGGCTAGCCGCACGGTACCTTATATGAGTAAAATCACCGGTATTCCCATGATTAATCTGGCCACCAAGATTATCATGGGCCAAAACCTCAAGGATATGGGCTACCAGGGCGGTCTTTACCCGGAGGGCAATCTGGTGGGGGTTAAGGCCCCCGTGTTCAGTTTCGCCAAGCTGCTGCAGGTGGATATATCACTGGGCCCCGAAATGAAATCCACCGGTGAGGTGCTGGGGGTGGACGCCAGCTACCCGGTGGCCCTGTACAAAGCGCTGTTGGCTTCAGGTGTAGTGTTCCAAAGGAAGGGTAATATACTGGTGACAGTGGCTGATAAAGACAAAGAAGAGATGCTGCCCATTATCAAGGGTTTCAGCAGCCTGGGTTATAATATATTTGCCACCACGGGTACGGCCCGCTACCTGGAGGCTTACGGGGTGACTGTGACGCGGGTGAACAAGGTGCGGGAAGGTTCTCCCCACATTGCCGACTTGCTGCGCCAGGGAGATATTCACCTGGTGATCAACACTCTGACCAGAGGCAAAGCCCCCGAGCGGGACGGATTTGTAATCCGGCGGGCCACCGTGGAACTAGCTGTACCATGTCTGACCTCCCTGGACACTGCCCGGGCCATTCTGGAAGTGCTGGGCGATATCAAGGAAGGTTCCGATTTTCCACTGCTGCCGCTGCAGGAATATGGTGCCGGGTGTTGA
- the carA gene encoding glutamine-hydrolyzing carbamoyl-phosphate synthase small subunit → MKAMLALEDGTLFTGRAFGATGEQWGEVVFNTGMTGYQEILTDPSYCGQIVVMTYPLIGNYGINREDFEAKKSFIRGFVVKEACDYPSNWRAGYRIGDFLAREGVLGISGVDTRALTRHLRSYGTMRGVIATGAVDQAQLVEKAKNCPHLSGQKLVADVAVKETYAIEGRGPRVMLIDLGSKQNIIRKLRERNCAVIVVPPDITPEQIAQIGPDGVLISNGPGDPVDVPKTIATTREIIGKYPLFGICLGNQVMALALGAKTYKMKFGHRGANHPVKDLRTGRVYITSHNHGFSVDEESLKGMDIDITHINLNDNTVEGIRHKYLPLFAVQYHPEASPGPQESDYIFDQFMDMMRGEVQ, encoded by the coding sequence TTGAAAGCTATGTTAGCTCTTGAAGACGGGACCCTTTTTACGGGCCGTGCTTTTGGTGCCACGGGGGAGCAATGGGGCGAGGTTGTGTTTAATACCGGCATGACCGGTTATCAGGAAATATTGACCGACCCTTCTTATTGCGGTCAGATAGTGGTGATGACTTACCCGCTGATCGGTAATTACGGTATCAACCGTGAAGACTTTGAGGCCAAAAAATCCTTTATTCGCGGCTTTGTGGTCAAAGAGGCCTGTGACTATCCCAGTAACTGGCGGGCCGGTTACCGTATCGGTGATTTCTTAGCCCGGGAGGGAGTGCTGGGTATCAGTGGAGTGGATACCAGGGCGCTTACCCGACACCTGCGCAGTTACGGAACCATGCGGGGCGTTATCGCCACCGGTGCGGTGGATCAGGCTCAACTCGTAGAGAAAGCCAAAAATTGCCCGCACCTGAGCGGCCAAAAATTGGTGGCTGATGTGGCCGTCAAAGAGACCTACGCCATTGAAGGCCGGGGCCCTCGGGTGATGCTCATTGACCTGGGTTCCAAACAAAATATTATTCGCAAGCTCCGGGAGCGAAACTGCGCGGTAATTGTGGTGCCCCCCGACATTACGCCCGAGCAAATCGCACAGATTGGTCCCGATGGGGTGTTGATTTCCAACGGGCCCGGTGACCCGGTGGACGTGCCTAAAACCATAGCTACCACCCGGGAGATCATCGGCAAATATCCCCTATTCGGCATTTGCCTGGGCAATCAGGTAATGGCACTGGCACTGGGTGCTAAAACCTATAAAATGAAGTTCGGCCACCGGGGCGCCAACCACCCGGTAAAGGATTTGCGTACCGGCCGGGTCTACATTACCTCGCACAATCACGGATTTTCCGTGGATGAGGAGTCCCTTAAAGGAATGGATATTGATATTACCCATATCAATTTAAACGATAACACGGTGGAAGGGATCCGTCACAAATACTTGCCTTTGTTTGCGGTGCAGTACCATCCCGAGGCATCACCGGGGCCGCAGGAGTCTGACTATATATTCGACCAATTCATGGATATGATGCGCGGGGAGGTACAGTGA
- a CDS encoding dihydroorotase — MKLIIRGGRLVDPASGRDETADVCVQDGIICARFTPDRNTKIIDATGKIVAPGFIDMHVHLREPGYEAKETIATGTAAAARGGYTGVACMPNTDPVTDNRFIVEFIRKRAVEEGQVNVYPIGAITRGSRGEELAELGDMRDAGAVAFSDDGRPVSDAGLMRRAMQYCKMLGAPVISHCEDQTLAAGGVMHEGYNSTMLGLKGIPASAEEVMVARDVILAAETGCPLHIAHVSTAGSVALIREAKKRGYAVTAEATPHHFTLTDRAVARYNTAAKVNPPLRGEKDVQAVREGLADGTIDVIATDHAPHTYDEKNVEFDLAPFGLVGLETAVGLVWTELVHTGILTPLQAVAKLSLHPARVLGVDRGTLAEGSAADITIIDPISTQTVDPEQFASKGENTPFAGRTLKGLPVITIRSGFCIYTA; from the coding sequence ATGAAGCTGATTATTAGAGGCGGCCGGTTAGTTGACCCGGCTTCAGGCAGGGACGAAACGGCCGATGTATGTGTGCAAGACGGTATCATCTGCGCTCGGTTTACACCAGATAGGAACACGAAAATAATTGATGCCACGGGCAAGATAGTGGCACCTGGCTTTATCGATATGCATGTGCATCTGCGGGAGCCGGGCTATGAGGCCAAGGAAACCATTGCCACCGGCACTGCGGCAGCGGCCCGGGGCGGCTATACCGGCGTGGCCTGTATGCCTAACACCGACCCGGTGACAGATAACCGTTTTATTGTAGAGTTTATCCGCAAGCGGGCGGTCGAAGAAGGCCAGGTTAATGTCTATCCCATTGGCGCTATCACCAGGGGCAGCCGGGGTGAGGAGCTGGCCGAATTGGGTGACATGCGGGACGCCGGTGCGGTGGCCTTTTCCGACGACGGCCGTCCCGTATCCGATGCCGGGCTGATGCGCCGGGCCATGCAGTACTGTAAGATGCTGGGCGCTCCTGTGATTTCCCACTGCGAAGATCAAACCCTGGCGGCGGGTGGAGTGATGCATGAGGGATATAATTCCACCATGCTGGGGCTGAAAGGGATTCCCGCCTCAGCCGAAGAGGTTATGGTGGCCCGGGACGTCATACTGGCGGCCGAAACAGGCTGCCCGCTGCACATAGCCCATGTAAGCACCGCGGGGTCTGTGGCGCTGATCCGGGAGGCCAAAAAGCGGGGCTATGCCGTTACCGCGGAGGCGACGCCGCACCACTTCACTTTAACCGACCGTGCGGTGGCCCGGTACAATACTGCGGCCAAGGTTAACCCGCCGCTGCGTGGTGAAAAGGACGTGCAGGCGGTGCGGGAAGGGTTGGCGGATGGCACAATAGATGTAATTGCCACCGATCACGCCCCCCATACCTATGATGAAAAGAACGTGGAATTCGATCTGGCCCCCTTTGGCCTGGTGGGACTGGAAACTGCGGTGGGGCTGGTTTGGACCGAGCTGGTGCACACAGGCATTCTCACTCCTTTGCAGGCGGTGGCCAAATTATCGCTGCACCCGGCCCGCGTATTGGGCGTTGATCGTGGAACTTTGGCCGAGGGAAGCGCAGCGGATATTACCATTATAGATCCCATATCTACGCAAACAGTGGATCCCGAACAATTTGCCAGCAAGGGCGAGAACACTCCCTTTGCCGGTCGAACCCTGAAAGGATTACCGGTAATTACCATACGGTCGGGTTTTTGTATATATACTGCATAA
- a CDS encoding aspartate carbamoyltransferase catalytic subunit — MYKHKDLLGLKNLTAAEINFLLDTAVPMKEIISRPIKKVPTLRGRTVVNLFYENSTRTRSSFELAAKYLSADSINISSSSSSVAKGESLYDTARTIQSLGADVVVLRHPMAGAPNLLAKTVKAAVINAGDGAHEHPSQALLDLFTVREHRGEIDGLTVVIVGDILHSRVARSDIWGFTKLGAEVRACGPPTLLPPGLEQTGARVFYRPEDALVGADVVIMLRIQKERQQQGLFPGLREYARLYGLNRERIALARPDVLVMHPGPINRGVEIAHDIADGPASLIEEQVTNGVAVRMALLYLLTGGGANNEADY; from the coding sequence TTGTATAAACATAAGGATTTGTTGGGATTAAAAAATCTGACTGCCGCCGAAATTAATTTTTTACTGGACACAGCTGTACCCATGAAGGAAATCATTAGCAGACCCATTAAAAAAGTACCTACGCTGCGGGGGCGTACGGTAGTGAACCTTTTTTATGAAAACAGCACCCGAACCCGCAGCTCATTTGAACTGGCGGCCAAGTACCTGAGTGCGGACAGCATCAATATATCCAGTTCCTCCAGCAGTGTTGCCAAAGGTGAAAGTTTATACGACACCGCCCGGACCATTCAATCGCTGGGCGCTGACGTGGTTGTGCTGCGCCACCCTATGGCCGGGGCGCCGAATTTACTTGCTAAAACTGTAAAAGCAGCGGTAATTAACGCGGGGGATGGGGCACACGAGCATCCCTCCCAGGCGCTGCTGGACCTTTTTACCGTAAGGGAGCACCGTGGAGAAATAGATGGTCTTACGGTGGTAATCGTTGGAGATATTCTACACAGCCGGGTAGCCCGCTCGGATATTTGGGGATTTACTAAACTGGGGGCCGAAGTGCGGGCCTGCGGCCCGCCCACGCTGCTGCCCCCCGGACTTGAACAAACCGGTGCCCGGGTGTTTTACCGGCCTGAAGACGCCCTGGTGGGCGCCGATGTGGTCATTATGCTGCGTATTCAAAAGGAAAGGCAGCAGCAGGGCCTGTTCCCGGGCCTGAGGGAATACGCCCGGCTGTATGGGCTGAACCGGGAGCGCATTGCCCTGGCCCGGCCGGATGTGCTGGTCATGCATCCCGGGCCCATAAACCGTGGGGTGGAAATCGCCCATGATATTGCTGACGGGCCTGCGTCGTTAATTGAAGAACAGGTAACCAACGGGGTGGCGGTGCGTATGGCCTTGCTGTACCTGCTTACCGGGGGAGGTGCTAACAATGAAGCTGATTATTAG
- the pyrR gene encoding bifunctional pyr operon transcriptional regulator/uracil phosphoribosyltransferase PyrR — MPALREKARIIDQDGIRRALTRIAHEIIERNKGTDNLVLIGIRRRGVPLARRLADKIKVIEGSQVPVGVLDITLYRDDLSTLSHQPVVRQTAVNFSIEGKRVVLVDDVLYTGRTIRAAMDAIMDLGRPRNIQLAALIDRGHRELPIRADYVGKNVPTARRELVEVHLVEMDNADEVVIMEKT; from the coding sequence TTGCCAGCATTAAGGGAAAAGGCTCGGATAATTGACCAAGATGGTATCAGGCGTGCCCTGACCCGTATTGCCCACGAAATTATTGAGCGAAATAAGGGTACGGATAATTTGGTACTGATTGGTATCAGGCGGCGGGGTGTACCGCTGGCCAGACGATTGGCCGATAAAATCAAGGTAATTGAAGGCAGTCAGGTGCCGGTGGGTGTGCTTGACATTACGCTTTATCGGGATGATTTATCTACATTAAGTCACCAACCCGTAGTTCGGCAAACTGCGGTTAACTTTTCCATAGAAGGTAAGAGAGTGGTGCTGGTGGATGATGTTTTATATACCGGTCGTACTATTCGGGCTGCAATGGATGCTATTATGGATTTGGGGCGACCAAGGAATATTCAATTAGCGGCACTGATCGACCGGGGACATCGTGAATTGCCCATCAGGGCGGACTATGTAGGTAAAAATGTGCCTACAGCCCGTCGTGAGCTGGTGGAAGTGCACCTGGTGGAAATGGATAATGCTGATGAAGTTGTTATCATGGAAAAAACTTAA
- a CDS encoding YqhV family protein, translating into MFFLFDKIVLSMAAMRFLSATIEFTAALLMLHFNRVETAFKINAVLAMVGPTVLIIVTTLGLVGLAGKVSLLGMVSVMLGVTLIFLGINKL; encoded by the coding sequence ATGTTTTTTTTATTTGATAAGATTGTACTCTCCATGGCAGCCATGCGGTTTTTATCAGCAACTATTGAATTTACAGCGGCCTTACTCATGCTGCACTTCAATCGGGTGGAGACAGCCTTTAAGATAAATGCTGTGCTTGCCATGGTAGGACCCACCGTGCTGATTATCGTTACCACCCTTGGACTGGTGGGGTTGGCCGGCAAAGTATCGCTTTTGGGCATGGTCTCTGTAATGCTTGGGGTGACATTGATTTTTTTAGGTATTAACAAACTTTAA